The Athene noctua chromosome 15, bAthNoc1.hap1.1, whole genome shotgun sequence genome contains a region encoding:
- the AQP8 gene encoding aquaporin-8: protein MAAVERGPPLVKEVLDMDIQSRPSQPHWYERYVQPCVAELLGSTLFIFIGCLSVVEDTGGTGRLQPALTHGLALGLTVAVLGDISGGHLNPAVSMAMWLVGGLNITMLIPYWLCQLCGGVLGAGLAKAVAPSERYVNASGGAFSSITADEQIPAVLGGEIAMTAFLILVACMGAVNGRTKTPLAPFCIGFTVTVNILAGGAVSGACMNPARAFGPALVANYWDYHWVYWVGPMVAALLVSVLVRLLLGDQTTRLFLK, encoded by the exons atGGCCGCTGTGGAGCGTGGTCCCCCGCTGGTGAAGGAGGTGCTGGACATGGACATCCAGTCCAGGCCCTCGCAGCCCCACTGGTACGAGCGCTACGTGCAGCCCTGCGTGGCCGAGCTGCTGGGCAGCACGCTCTTCATCTTCATCGGCTGCCTCTCGGTGGTGGAGGACACGGGGGGCACGGGGAGGCTGCAGCCCGCCCTGACACACGGGCTGGCCCTGGGGCTCACCGTCGCCGTCCTGGGAGACATCAG CGGAGGCCACTTGAACCCCGCCGTGTCCATGGCCATGTGGCTGGTCGGCGGGCTGAACATCACCATGCTCATCCCTTACTGGCTCTGCCAGCTCTgcgggggggtgctgggagccGGCCTGGCCAAG GCCGTGGCGCCGAGCGAGCGCTACGTCAACGCCAGCGGAGGAGCCTTCAGCAGCATCACGGCCGACGAGCAGATCCCCGCCGTCCTCGGGGGCGAGATCGCCATGACCGCCTTCCTCATCCTCGTGGCCTGCATGGGCGCCGTCAACGGGAGGACCAAGACCCCGCTGGCCCCTTTCTGCATCGGCTTCACGGTCACGGTCAACATCCTGGCAGG CGGTGCCGTGTCCGGAGCCTGCATGAATCCTGCCAGAGCCTTCGGGCCAGCGCTGGTAGCAAACTACTGGGACTATCACTGGGTTTACTGGGTAGGGCCCATGGTCGCTGCCCTCCTTGTCAGCGTGCTGGTGAG GCTCCTGCTCGGTGACCAGACCACCCGCCTGTTCCTGAAGTGA